A portion of the Collinsella aerofaciens genome contains these proteins:
- a CDS encoding DNA topoisomerase I produces the protein MKLIIAEKNDAARQIAERLSTGKPKKDKVYNTAIYRFEWKGEECVTIGLAGHILAPDFCDSVLFDKKLGWYSVTEDGEMLPADMPDGLARPPYDTKRKPFLADGISIKGWKLESLPYLTWAPVIKLPAEKELIRSLKNLAKKSDSVIIATDFDREGELIGSDALNKVREVAPDLPVARAQYSSFTKAEITQAFDNLVSLDQNLADAGESRQHIDLIWGAVLTRYLTLAKFGGFGNVRSAGRVQTPTLALVVERERERMAFVPEDYWQIRGMGAAQGAAEDDRFKIAHKTARFTDKDAAETAYGHVDGAKTATVAAVTKRSRKQQPPTPFATTSLQAAAAAEGISPARTMRIAESLYMAGLISYPRVDNTVYPATLDLGAVVSDLAKINPALAPVCKKVLAGPMKPTRGKVETTDHPPIYPTGEGDPSTLDGGQRKLYDLIARRFLATLMGPATIENTKLELDVNGEPFVASGDVLVTPGFREAYPYGLKRDEQMPPLEQGDTVDVFDIKLEAKQTEPPARYSQGKLVQEMEKRGLGTKSTRASIIERLYAVRYLKNDPVEPSQLGIAIIDALTQFAPRITSPDMTSELDGDMTRVERGEDTEEHVVTHSRALLAGVLDELLKHTQELGDAISDAVTADARVGACPKCGKDLVMKTSAKTRGSFIGCMGWPDCDVTYPVPSGVKVSPLEGEAAVCPECGAPRIKCQPFRQKAFEICVNPTCPTNYEPDLKVGECKVCAEAGRHGDLIAHKSEKSGKRFIRCTNYDDCGVSYPLPARGKLEATGETCPECGAPIVVVNTARGPWRICVNMDCPTKEKKPARGRKTATKASTAKKTTAKKATAAKKTTAKKSTAKKAAADK, from the coding sequence TTGAAGCTCATCATCGCCGAGAAAAACGACGCCGCGCGTCAGATCGCCGAGCGTCTGTCCACGGGCAAACCCAAAAAGGACAAGGTGTACAACACCGCCATCTACCGTTTTGAGTGGAAGGGCGAGGAGTGCGTGACCATCGGCCTTGCCGGTCACATTCTGGCGCCCGATTTTTGCGACAGCGTGCTGTTCGATAAAAAGCTGGGCTGGTATTCGGTCACGGAGGACGGCGAAATGCTGCCGGCCGACATGCCCGATGGCCTGGCTCGTCCGCCCTACGACACCAAGCGCAAGCCGTTTCTTGCCGACGGTATCTCCATCAAGGGCTGGAAGCTCGAGAGCCTGCCCTATCTCACCTGGGCGCCCGTCATTAAGCTGCCGGCCGAGAAAGAACTCATTCGTTCGCTCAAGAACCTCGCTAAAAAGTCCGACAGCGTCATCATCGCCACGGACTTCGATCGCGAGGGCGAGCTGATCGGTTCGGACGCCCTCAACAAGGTGCGCGAGGTTGCGCCCGACTTGCCGGTTGCCCGCGCCCAGTATTCTTCGTTTACCAAGGCCGAGATCACGCAGGCCTTCGACAATCTTGTCTCGCTCGACCAGAATCTGGCCGACGCTGGCGAGAGCCGTCAGCACATCGACCTTATCTGGGGCGCGGTGCTCACGCGCTACCTGACGCTCGCCAAGTTTGGCGGCTTTGGCAACGTGCGCTCCGCCGGCCGCGTGCAGACGCCGACGCTCGCCCTGGTGGTCGAGCGCGAGCGCGAGCGCATGGCGTTTGTGCCCGAGGACTATTGGCAGATTCGCGGCATGGGTGCCGCGCAGGGCGCTGCCGAGGACGATCGCTTTAAGATTGCCCACAAGACGGCACGTTTTACCGACAAGGATGCTGCCGAGACGGCGTATGGTCACGTCGACGGCGCCAAGACGGCAACCGTCGCCGCGGTGACCAAGCGTTCGCGTAAGCAACAGCCGCCCACGCCGTTCGCGACGACCTCGCTGCAGGCTGCCGCCGCGGCCGAGGGCATCTCGCCTGCGCGTACGATGCGCATCGCCGAGTCCCTCTACATGGCGGGCCTCATCAGCTATCCGCGTGTCGACAACACCGTGTACCCCGCGACGCTCGATCTGGGCGCCGTGGTGAGCGACTTGGCAAAGATCAACCCGGCGTTGGCGCCCGTGTGCAAAAAGGTGCTCGCCGGTCCCATGAAGCCCACGCGCGGCAAGGTCGAGACCACCGACCACCCGCCTATCTATCCCACGGGCGAGGGCGATCCGTCCACGCTCGACGGCGGCCAGCGCAAGCTTTACGACCTCATCGCCCGCCGCTTCCTGGCAACGCTCATGGGTCCCGCGACCATCGAGAACACCAAGCTCGAGCTCGACGTCAACGGCGAGCCGTTCGTGGCTTCGGGCGACGTGCTCGTGACCCCGGGTTTCCGCGAGGCGTACCCGTACGGACTCAAGCGCGACGAGCAGATGCCGCCGCTGGAGCAGGGCGACACGGTCGACGTGTTCGACATTAAGCTTGAGGCCAAGCAGACCGAGCCGCCCGCGCGCTACAGCCAGGGCAAGCTCGTGCAGGAGATGGAAAAGCGCGGCCTGGGCACCAAGTCCACGCGCGCGAGCATCATCGAGCGCCTGTACGCCGTGCGCTACCTCAAAAACGATCCCGTGGAGCCGAGCCAGCTGGGCATCGCCATCATCGACGCGCTGACGCAGTTTGCCCCGCGCATCACGAGCCCCGATATGACCAGCGAGCTCGACGGCGACATGACTCGCGTCGAGCGCGGCGAGGACACCGAAGAGCATGTCGTGACGCACTCGCGTGCGCTGCTGGCCGGCGTGCTCGACGAGCTGCTCAAGCATACGCAGGAGCTCGGCGACGCCATCAGCGACGCCGTCACGGCCGATGCGCGCGTGGGCGCCTGCCCCAAGTGCGGCAAGGACCTGGTTATGAAGACGAGCGCCAAGACCCGCGGCAGCTTCATTGGCTGCATGGGCTGGCCCGACTGCGACGTGACCTATCCGGTGCCGAGCGGCGTCAAGGTGAGCCCGCTCGAGGGCGAGGCCGCCGTGTGCCCCGAGTGCGGTGCGCCGCGCATCAAGTGTCAGCCGTTCCGCCAGAAGGCTTTCGAGATTTGCGTGAACCCGACGTGCCCCACCAACTACGAGCCCGACCTTAAGGTGGGCGAGTGCAAAGTGTGTGCCGAGGCAGGGCGCCATGGCGACCTGATCGCGCACAAGAGCGAAAAGAGCGGCAAGCGCTTTATCCGCTGCACCAACTATGACGATTGCGGCGTGAGCTATCCGCTGCCGGCGCGTGGCAAGCTCGAGGCGACGGGCGAGACCTGTCCCGAGTGCGGCGCCCCCATCGTGGTGGTCAACACGGCGCGCGGTCCGTGGCGTATCTGCGTCAACATGGACTGCCCGACCAAGGAGAAGAAGCCCGCCCGCGGCCGCAAGACCGCGACTAAGGCGAGCACGGCAAAGAAGACCACGGCTAAGAAAGCCACTGCCGCCAAGAAGACGACCGCGAAGAAGTCGACTGCCAAGAAAGCAGCCGCCGACAAGTAA
- the hypB gene encoding hydrogenase nickel incorporation protein HypB, giving the protein MAEKTIDIASPILSRNERLADQLRQRFNETGTYVINVLSSPGSGKTTTILGTNERLRDKAGLRCAVIEGDIASDVDAITMKEAGMPAIQINTGGLCHLEGNMVMEAVDAFDHAVGLENIDVIFIENVGNLVCPVDFDLGENLSIMILSVPEGDDKPIKYPGIFQHAGAQLLNKVDVAPAFDFDMDRYTKTLDDLNPQAPRFAVSARKGEGMDAWCDWLIGQIEQARA; this is encoded by the coding sequence ATGGCCGAGAAAACGATTGATATCGCGTCGCCGATCCTGTCGCGCAACGAGCGCCTGGCAGATCAGCTGCGTCAGCGATTTAATGAGACAGGCACCTACGTGATCAACGTCTTGTCGAGCCCCGGTTCGGGCAAGACCACCACGATTCTGGGTACCAACGAGCGTCTGCGTGACAAAGCCGGCCTGCGCTGTGCCGTCATCGAGGGCGATATCGCCTCGGATGTCGACGCCATCACCATGAAGGAAGCCGGCATGCCCGCCATCCAGATCAACACGGGCGGCCTGTGCCACCTCGAGGGCAACATGGTCATGGAGGCCGTCGACGCCTTCGACCACGCCGTCGGTCTGGAGAACATCGACGTCATCTTTATCGAAAATGTGGGTAACCTGGTCTGCCCGGTCGACTTTGACCTGGGCGAGAACCTGTCCATCATGATCCTCTCGGTGCCCGAGGGCGACGACAAGCCCATCAAGTATCCGGGCATCTTCCAGCACGCCGGCGCACAGCTGCTCAACAAGGTCGATGTGGCCCCGGCTTTCGATTTTGACATGGATAGGTATACTAAGACACTCGATGACCTCAATCCGCAGGCGCCGCGGTTTGCCGTGAGCGCGCGCAAGGGCGAGGGCATGGATGCCTGGTGCGATTGGCTCATCGGGCAGATCGAGCAAGCAAGGGCGTAA
- the hypA gene encoding hydrogenase maturation nickel metallochaperone HypA, with amino-acid sequence MHEVGIVNGILDTVIRAARGAGASRAVLVTLRIGDMTEVVREALDFAWETFRDEDPLTRGCELAVEEVHPQSECLDCGEVFDHDRFHCRCPQCGGANVRLLHGRELDIASIEIETPDD; translated from the coding sequence ATGCACGAGGTTGGCATTGTCAACGGCATACTCGATACAGTGATTCGCGCGGCGCGTGGGGCGGGGGCCTCGCGCGCTGTTTTGGTTACGCTGCGTATCGGGGATATGACCGAGGTCGTGCGCGAGGCGCTCGACTTTGCGTGGGAGACATTTCGCGACGAGGACCCGCTCACGCGCGGCTGCGAGCTTGCCGTGGAGGAGGTCCATCCACAAAGCGAGTGTCTGGACTGCGGCGAGGTTTTCGACCACGATCGCTTCCACTGTCGCTGTCCCCAGTGTGGTGGTGCCAACGTGCGCCTACTGCACGGCCGCGAGCTCGATATCGCAAGTATCGAAATCGAAACCCCCGACGATTAG
- the tatC gene encoding twin-arginine translocase subunit TatC — translation MPIGPARMPLFDHLGELRRRLTIVVVSVFAAAIVLYFATPVVLDILEDPIRSFVPDGKFYITTTLGGFGLRFSLAIKMAVVMCTPMIIWQILAFFLPALRPNERKWVVPTVLASTVLFFLGAIFCYFIIIPAGFEWLIGETSAVATALPDLENYVNMELLFMIGFGVAFELPLIIFYLSVFHIVSYAAFRSAWRYVYVGLLVGSAVITPDGSPVTLGLMYGALLSLYEISLAIARVVITAREGKEGLFVSRLDLFSDDEDDEE, via the coding sequence ATGCCTATCGGACCTGCGCGTATGCCGCTCTTCGATCACCTGGGAGAGCTTCGTCGCCGCCTGACCATCGTGGTCGTGTCGGTGTTTGCCGCCGCTATCGTGCTGTATTTCGCCACACCCGTGGTGCTCGACATCTTGGAAGACCCCATCCGCTCCTTTGTGCCGGACGGTAAGTTCTACATCACCACCACGCTCGGCGGTTTTGGCCTGCGCTTCTCGCTGGCCATCAAGATGGCCGTGGTCATGTGCACGCCCATGATCATCTGGCAGATCCTGGCATTTTTCCTGCCGGCACTGCGCCCCAACGAGCGCAAGTGGGTTGTGCCCACGGTGCTCGCCTCGACGGTGCTGTTCTTCCTGGGTGCCATCTTCTGCTACTTCATCATCATCCCGGCGGGCTTTGAGTGGCTCATCGGCGAGACCTCGGCTGTCGCTACGGCGCTGCCCGATCTGGAGAACTACGTCAACATGGAGCTGCTCTTTATGATCGGCTTTGGTGTGGCGTTTGAGCTGCCGCTCATCATCTTCTACCTGTCCGTTTTCCACATCGTGTCCTATGCGGCCTTCCGCAGCGCCTGGCGTTACGTATACGTTGGCCTGCTCGTGGGCTCGGCTGTGATCACGCCCGACGGCTCGCCCGTTACGCTGGGTCTCATGTATGGCGCCCTGCTCTCGCTCTACGAGATTTCGCTCGCCATCGCTCGCGTGGTCATTACCGCGCGCGAGGGCAAGGAGGGCCTGTTCGTGAGCCGTCTGGACCTGTTCTCGGACGACGAGGACGACGAGGAGTAA
- a CDS encoding twin-arginine translocase TatA/TatE family subunit, with protein sequence MFGIGEGELAIIVVFGFLLFGPDKLPQMGRTIGRAIRQFRETQEKMTAVVQSEIIDPVSEAASAPVKPKKAAATDDDSDADEDAAEAAAPAKKETFAERRARLAAEKAASEGAAEGEGAVDEAEGTEPAAADAVEPEPAAEPEPEPEPAEPTTADLYARRPRKRKAVVDQLARELEAEDDAAAADAPKGGDE encoded by the coding sequence GTGTTTGGTATTGGAGAGGGTGAGCTCGCGATCATCGTGGTCTTCGGCTTTTTGCTGTTTGGCCCGGATAAGCTCCCGCAGATGGGCCGCACGATCGGCCGTGCCATCCGTCAGTTCCGCGAGACGCAGGAAAAGATGACGGCCGTTGTTCAGTCCGAGATTATCGATCCGGTGAGCGAGGCCGCGTCGGCCCCGGTCAAGCCCAAGAAGGCCGCTGCGACCGACGACGATTCCGATGCGGACGAGGATGCCGCCGAGGCGGCAGCGCCCGCCAAGAAGGAGACCTTTGCCGAGCGTCGCGCTCGTCTTGCTGCCGAGAAGGCCGCGAGCGAGGGTGCTGCTGAGGGCGAAGGTGCTGTTGATGAGGCCGAGGGTACAGAGCCTGCTGCTGCTGATGCCGTCGAGCCCGAGCCTGCTGCAGAGCCGGAGCCCGAGCCCGAGCCGGCAGAGCCCACGACGGCTGACCTCTACGCCCGTCGTCCCCGCAAGCGCAAGGCCGTCGTCGACCAGCTCGCTCGCGAGCTCGAGGCCGAGGACGACGCTGCTGCCGCCGACGCCCCGAAGGGAGGCGATGAGTAA
- a CDS encoding STAS domain-containing protein, giving the protein MDLGISTNPTPELYTIMVTGEIDISNADSLRNAIDLALEQPTEAVELNFAQVSYIDSTGIGVLVGAAHHAADHGKRFSCTNVQPPVMRVVLLLGVDQEISITAA; this is encoded by the coding sequence ATGGATTTGGGTATTTCCACCAACCCCACGCCAGAGCTCTACACCATTATGGTGACCGGTGAGATCGATATCTCTAACGCCGATAGCCTGCGCAATGCCATCGACCTGGCGCTCGAGCAGCCCACTGAGGCCGTTGAGCTCAATTTTGCCCAGGTGAGCTACATCGATTCGACGGGCATTGGCGTGCTCGTGGGCGCCGCGCACCACGCGGCCGACCACGGCAAGCGCTTTAGCTGCACCAATGTGCAGCCCCCGGTGATGCGCGTGGTTCTGCTGTTGGGTGTCGACCAGGAGATTTCGATCACCGCTGCATAA
- a CDS encoding aminotransferase class I/II-fold pyridoxal phosphate-dependent enzyme, producing the protein MQTIYQKMETTELDAAIEALKAEAAEVKAKGLALDMARGKPSPSQVDISRPMLDILNADADLHDGDVDCSNYGCFEGIPSARKLAGEFLGCPAEQTLVLGSSSLLIEHDIAGMFWRCGSCGSDPWEAYEAAHDGKKVKFLCPVPGYDRHFGITADLGIENVPVAMTDNGPDMDEVERLVAADDSIKGIWCVPKYSNPTGITFSEDTVRRLVEMSTAAPDFRIFWDNAYCVHDLYDETDELANIFDLARAAGTEDRVVAFASTSKITFPGAGIGFIGASPAVIAEFSKRLKAGLISADKLNQLRHVRFLPTIEAVKEHMKKHAEFLRPRFEAVERKLTEGLGDTGCATWTHPRGGYFVSFDGPEGSAQKVAALCADLGVKLTPAGATWPYGKDPRDTNIRIAPSYPTVEDLEAALDVLVLAVKLVAAELARAERA; encoded by the coding sequence ATGCAGACGATCTACCAGAAGATGGAAACCACCGAACTCGATGCCGCCATCGAGGCGCTCAAAGCCGAGGCCGCCGAGGTCAAGGCCAAGGGCCTGGCGCTCGACATGGCCCGCGGCAAGCCGTCGCCCTCCCAGGTGGACATCTCTCGACCCATGCTCGATATCCTCAATGCCGATGCCGATCTGCACGACGGCGACGTCGATTGTTCCAACTACGGCTGCTTTGAGGGCATTCCCTCGGCACGCAAACTAGCGGGGGAGTTCCTGGGTTGCCCTGCCGAGCAGACGCTCGTGCTGGGCTCGTCGAGCCTGCTGATCGAGCACGATATCGCCGGCATGTTCTGGCGTTGCGGTTCGTGCGGCAGCGACCCTTGGGAGGCTTACGAGGCAGCGCACGACGGCAAGAAGGTCAAGTTCCTGTGCCCCGTTCCTGGCTACGATCGCCACTTTGGCATTACCGCCGATCTGGGTATCGAGAACGTTCCCGTCGCGATGACCGACAACGGCCCCGACATGGACGAGGTCGAGCGCCTGGTTGCCGCCGACGACTCCATCAAGGGCATCTGGTGCGTGCCCAAGTATTCCAACCCTACGGGCATTACCTTTAGCGAGGACACCGTGCGCCGCCTGGTCGAGATGTCCACGGCCGCGCCCGATTTCCGCATCTTCTGGGACAACGCCTATTGCGTGCACGACCTGTACGACGAGACCGACGAGCTTGCCAACATCTTCGACCTCGCTCGCGCGGCGGGCACTGAGGACCGTGTGGTGGCATTTGCCTCGACGTCCAAGATCACCTTCCCGGGCGCCGGCATCGGCTTTATCGGTGCGAGCCCCGCGGTCATCGCCGAGTTCTCCAAGCGCCTGAAGGCAGGCCTTATCAGCGCCGACAAGCTCAACCAGCTGCGCCACGTGCGTTTCCTTCCCACCATCGAGGCGGTCAAGGAGCACATGAAAAAGCATGCCGAGTTCTTGCGCCCGCGCTTTGAGGCCGTCGAGCGCAAGCTCACCGAGGGCTTGGGCGACACGGGCTGCGCCACTTGGACGCACCCCCGCGGCGGCTACTTTGTAAGCTTCGATGGTCCCGAGGGCTCGGCCCAAAAGGTCGCCGCGCTTTGCGCCGACCTGGGCGTCAAACTCACGCCGGCCGGTGCCACCTGGCCCTATGGCAAGGACCCGCGCGACACCAACATCCGCATCGCGCCGAGCTATCCCACGGTCGAGGACCTGGAGGCCGCGCTCGATGTGCTGGTGCTGGCCGTTAAGCTTGTCGCTGCCGAGCTTGCGCGTGCCGAGCGCGCCTAA
- the nhaA gene encoding Na+/H+ antiporter NhaA yields MAATEQLFNVRERKRFERHDIWERIAENGTISAAVMVFAAIAAVICANTDAYEAIHHFLETPLYVGLGNLTAGLTVELFVNDFLMAIFFLLVGIELKYEMTVGELKNPRQAMLPMLAAVGGVVVPACIYLIFNHAGARNGWAIPMATDIAFALGVLSLLGNRVPNGVRVFFSTLAIADDLISIAAIAIFYGQSPNPFWLGAAALVTCALVWLNKTQHYRLAPYSVLGLLLWFCMFKSGVHATLAGVILAFTIPAKCGVKLDSLTDWLGECLPLLDDRYDDEAHILGQHDFTVSTTKVERVMHRVTPPLIRMERLISTPVNFVILPIFAFVNAQVRLVGVDMSTLLTDPVTLGVYFGMLLGKPIGIFGMTFALVKLKACELPHNVNWHMIAGVGILGGIGFTMSILISGLAFPTAQFEVLAAKAAILAGSVTAAVLGMIYMSVVCKHPSPKDE; encoded by the coding sequence ATGGCAGCAACTGAGCAGCTGTTCAACGTTCGTGAGCGCAAGCGCTTTGAACGTCACGACATTTGGGAGCGCATCGCCGAGAACGGCACGATTTCCGCCGCCGTCATGGTCTTCGCCGCTATCGCCGCCGTCATCTGCGCCAACACCGATGCCTACGAGGCCATCCATCACTTTTTGGAGACCCCGCTGTATGTGGGCTTGGGCAACCTTACGGCCGGTCTCACCGTTGAGCTTTTCGTCAACGACTTCCTCATGGCGATTTTCTTTTTGTTGGTGGGCATTGAGCTTAAGTACGAGATGACGGTCGGCGAGCTCAAGAATCCGCGTCAGGCCATGCTTCCCATGCTGGCGGCCGTGGGCGGCGTCGTCGTTCCCGCCTGCATCTACCTGATCTTTAACCATGCCGGTGCCCGCAACGGTTGGGCCATTCCCATGGCAACCGATATTGCCTTTGCGCTGGGCGTGCTGTCGCTTTTGGGCAATCGCGTGCCCAACGGCGTGCGCGTGTTCTTCTCGACGCTCGCTATTGCCGACGACCTGATTTCCATCGCCGCCATCGCCATTTTCTACGGTCAGAGCCCCAATCCGTTTTGGTTGGGCGCCGCCGCGCTTGTGACCTGCGCGCTCGTGTGGCTTAACAAGACGCAGCATTACCGCCTTGCCCCGTATTCGGTACTGGGTCTGCTGTTGTGGTTCTGCATGTTCAAGAGCGGCGTGCACGCTACGCTTGCCGGCGTCATCCTGGCCTTCACCATTCCGGCCAAGTGCGGCGTCAAGCTCGATAGCCTTACCGATTGGCTGGGCGAGTGCCTGCCGTTGCTCGATGACCGCTACGACGACGAGGCGCACATCCTGGGCCAGCATGACTTTACCGTCTCGACAACCAAGGTCGAGCGCGTCATGCACCGCGTGACCCCGCCGCTTATCCGCATGGAGCGTCTGATCTCCACGCCGGTCAACTTTGTGATCCTGCCGATCTTTGCGTTCGTGAACGCGCAGGTTCGTCTGGTGGGCGTGGACATGAGCACGCTGCTCACCGACCCGGTGACGCTCGGCGTGTACTTTGGCATGCTGCTGGGCAAGCCGATCGGCATCTTTGGTATGACGTTTGCCCTGGTTAAGCTTAAGGCCTGCGAGCTGCCGCACAATGTCAACTGGCACATGATTGCCGGCGTGGGCATTCTGGGCGGTATCGGCTTTACCATGTCGATCCTCATCAGCGGCCTCGCCTTCCCGACGGCCCAGTTTGAGGTTCTGGCTGCCAAGGCCGCTATTCTCGCCGGTTCGGTCACCGCTGCCGTGCTCGGCATGATCTACATGAGCGTGGTCTGCAAGCATCCCTCGCCCAAGGACGAGTAA
- a CDS encoding manganese-dependent inorganic pyrophosphatase, protein MANVLVFGHQNPDNDAIMSAVVLSQLLNQVEYAGNTYEACALGQLPAESAKLLADAGIAEPRVIESVEAGQLVVLTDHNESAQSVAGLKDATVFGVVDHHRIGDFETAGPLHYICLPWGSSCTIVTKLAGVLGVELSDVQAKLLLSAMMTDTLMLKSPTTTDVDRTVAAKLGEQVGVDPVKFGMEVFLTRPSGSFTAAEMVGNDIKMFEPAGKKLLIGQYETVDKSRALGMIDEIREAMRAYAAEKGADGIVLCITDIMEEGSQVLLEGETEAAQKGLGIADEHDGVWMPGVLSRKKQVAAPIMAAC, encoded by the coding sequence ATGGCAAACGTTCTTGTCTTTGGTCACCAGAACCCCGATAACGACGCCATCATGAGCGCCGTCGTCCTGTCCCAGCTGCTCAACCAGGTTGAGTATGCCGGCAACACCTACGAGGCCTGCGCCCTTGGTCAGCTTCCGGCAGAGTCCGCCAAGCTGCTTGCCGACGCCGGCATCGCCGAGCCCCGCGTGATTGAGTCCGTCGAGGCCGGTCAGCTCGTCGTCCTCACCGACCACAACGAGTCTGCCCAGTCCGTTGCCGGTCTTAAGGACGCCACGGTCTTTGGTGTCGTCGATCATCACCGCATCGGCGACTTCGAGACCGCCGGCCCGCTGCACTACATCTGCCTGCCCTGGGGCTCCAGCTGCACCATCGTCACCAAGCTCGCCGGCGTGCTCGGCGTTGAGCTTTCCGACGTCCAGGCTAAGCTGCTGCTCTCGGCCATGATGACCGATACGCTCATGCTCAAGAGCCCCACCACCACCGATGTCGACCGCACCGTTGCCGCCAAGCTCGGCGAGCAGGTGGGCGTCGACCCGGTCAAGTTTGGCATGGAGGTCTTCCTCACCCGTCCGTCCGGCTCCTTCACTGCAGCCGAGATGGTCGGCAACGACATCAAGATGTTCGAGCCCGCTGGCAAGAAGCTGCTCATTGGCCAGTACGAGACCGTCGACAAGAGCCGCGCGCTCGGCATGATCGACGAGATCCGCGAGGCCATGCGCGCCTACGCCGCCGAGAAGGGTGCCGACGGCATCGTCCTGTGCATCACCGACATCATGGAGGAGGGCTCGCAGGTCCTGCTCGAGGGCGAGACCGAGGCTGCTCAGAAGGGCCTGGGCATTGCCGACGAGCACGACGGCGTCTGGATGCCGGGCGTCCTCTCCCGCAAAAAGCAGGTCGCTGCCCCCATCATGGCCGCCTGCTAG
- a CDS encoding ROK family protein, translating into MEPKQYYIGIDVGGTSVKEGLFDEDGNLLAKASVPTPPIVDAAGFAAVTEAIDQVVAKAQIPRAFVAGIGLAVPCPIPASGDAKVKANIAINLPELRVAIQEHCPDAVVKYENDANAAAMGEAWLGSAKGVQNVVMVTIGTGVGGGVIVNGDVVSGVVGAGGEIGHMCLNPAEERTCGCGGHGHLEQYSSATGVVSNYLAECEKAGVEPIELTGPSDSKDVFQACREGDKLALAAADTMADYLGRALALIANVVDPEMFLIGGGASASADVYLDKVREHFKQYALSASRETPIKVASLGNDAGIIGAAYVALRAAGK; encoded by the coding sequence ATGGAACCTAAGCAGTACTACATCGGCATTGACGTCGGCGGCACTTCGGTTAAGGAGGGCCTGTTCGACGAGGACGGTAACCTGCTGGCCAAGGCAAGCGTACCCACGCCGCCCATCGTTGACGCTGCGGGCTTTGCCGCGGTGACCGAGGCTATCGACCAGGTGGTCGCCAAGGCCCAGATTCCGCGCGCCTTTGTGGCGGGTATTGGCCTGGCCGTTCCGTGCCCCATCCCGGCATCGGGCGATGCCAAGGTCAAGGCCAACATTGCCATTAACCTGCCCGAGCTGAGAGTCGCCATTCAGGAGCACTGCCCCGACGCGGTCGTTAAGTACGAGAACGATGCCAACGCCGCTGCCATGGGCGAGGCCTGGCTCGGCTCTGCCAAGGGCGTACAGAACGTGGTGATGGTCACCATTGGTACCGGCGTGGGCGGCGGCGTTATCGTTAACGGCGACGTGGTATCGGGCGTTGTGGGCGCCGGCGGCGAGATTGGCCACATGTGCCTGAACCCGGCTGAGGAACGCACCTGCGGCTGCGGCGGCCATGGCCATCTGGAGCAGTATTCCAGCGCCACCGGCGTGGTGAGCAACTACCTTGCCGAGTGCGAAAAGGCGGGCGTCGAGCCCATCGAGCTGACCGGCCCCTCCGATTCCAAGGACGTGTTCCAGGCCTGCCGCGAGGGCGACAAGCTCGCGCTGGCCGCGGCCGATACCATGGCCGACTATCTCGGCCGCGCACTGGCGCTTATTGCCAACGTGGTTGATCCCGAGATGTTCCTCATCGGCGGCGGCGCCTCCGCCTCGGCCGATGTCTACCTCGACAAGGTTCGCGAGCACTTTAAGCAGTACGCGCTTTCCGCCTCGCGCGAGACGCCCATTAAGGTCGCTTCGCTCGGCAACGACGCCGGCATCATCGGTGCCGCCTACGTAGCCCTGCGCGCCGCCGGTAAATAG
- a CDS encoding PTS lactose/cellobiose transporter subunit IIA, translated as MEDMNELQMTCFEIISYVGTAKSMYINAVQKAKEGDFDAAEELIKQGDEAYNGGHDVHMGLLKKEANGERNGEAPLILLHAEDQMAGTETMRVMATELIEVHKQLQALQA; from the coding sequence ATGGAGGATATGAACGAACTGCAGATGACCTGCTTTGAGATCATCAGCTACGTCGGTACCGCCAAGAGCATGTACATCAATGCCGTGCAAAAGGCCAAGGAGGGCGATTTTGACGCCGCCGAGGAGCTTATCAAGCAGGGCGACGAGGCCTATAACGGTGGCCACGATGTTCACATGGGGCTTCTGAAGAAGGAGGCCAACGGCGAGCGTAACGGCGAGGCTCCGTTGATTCTGCTGCATGCCGAGGACCAGATGGCCGGCACCGAGACCATGCGCGTCATGGCGACGGAGCTCATCGAGGTTCACAAGCAGCTGCAGGCACTTCAGGCCTAG
- a CDS encoding PTS sugar transporter subunit IIB yields MKKIMLCCNAGMSTSLLVQKMQAEVANRGLDIEVEARPMNEAHDHLDECDMLLLGPQIGYTKGDFEKEAAGRFPVEVINMVDYGRMNAAGIIDHCVSVMG; encoded by the coding sequence ATGAAGAAGATCATGCTCTGCTGCAATGCCGGTATGTCCACGAGCCTGCTGGTCCAGAAGATGCAGGCCGAGGTTGCAAACCGTGGTCTGGATATTGAGGTCGAGGCTCGTCCCATGAACGAGGCCCACGATCACCTGGACGAGTGCGACATGTTGCTGCTTGGCCCGCAGATCGGCTACACCAAGGGCGATTTTGAGAAGGAGGCCGCCGGTCGTTTTCCGGTCGAGGTCATCAACATGGTCGACTACGGCCGCATGAACGCTGCCGGCATCATCGACCACTGCGTCAGCGTGATGGGCTAG